The following are encoded together in the Phaseolus vulgaris cultivar G19833 chromosome 9, P. vulgaris v2.0, whole genome shotgun sequence genome:
- the LOC137822178 gene encoding uncharacterized protein, whose product MTMAMLMQLQEEFETLKKSNEEELSMLRAENAYLRQRLNGETSLNTSPRNFVNERENKEESFGVTQRKIPETSGVAVETPVRRHPFSETIIETPLPDNWKSLTIEKYDGSTDPDEHVAIYTTQISLYTWNDAILCRVFPTTLKGAALSWFTRLPPLSVDCFDTLIEKFGAQFATSRPHHLTSIALVNIRQEQNESLRAFMERFGRMALSIRNLSPEVSMHHMITALRPGPFADSLCKKPAVSLDELRRRAAKFMQMEELRDFRNQARMDVKNEKKTNEREVGYQSRRFREEPRGRKFQQYTPLSTTRTRIL is encoded by the coding sequence ATGACTATGGCCATGTTAATGCAATTGCAAGAGGAATTTGAGACACtgaagaagagtaatgaagAGGAGTTGAGCATGTTGAGAGCTGAGAATGCTTACCTGAGACAAAGATTGAATGGAGAAACATCGTTAAATACTTCCCCGAGAAACTTTGTTAATGAAAGAGAGAACAAGGAAGAGAGTTTCGGGGTTACACAAAGGAAGATACCTGAGACTTCCGGTGTCGCTGTGGAAACGCCAGTCAGAAGACACCCGTTTTCTGAGACTATAATAGAGACCCCATTACCTGACAATTGGAAGAGTTTAACAATAGAGAAGTATGATGGGAGCACAGATCCAGATGAACATGTTGCAATATACACAACTCAAATAAGTCTGTACACGTGGAACGACGCCATTCTATGTAGGGTTTTCCCAACTACCTTGAAAGGAGCGGCTCTAAGCTGGTTTACCCGGCTACCACCCTTATCTGTTGATTGTTTTGACactttgatagaaaagtttggAGCTCAATTCGCTACAAGTAGACCACATCACTTAACATCTATAGCTCTCGTAAACATAAGACAAGAACAGAATGAGTCACTGCGAGCTTTTATGGAACGCTTTGGAAGGATGGCTTTAAGTATTAGAAACCTCAGTCCGGAAGTTTCTATGCATCATATGATAACTGCCTTGAGACCGGGACCATTTGCCGATAGCTTATGCAAAAAACCAGCCGTAAGCCTTGATGAATTAAGACGGCGCGCAGCAAAGTTCATGCAGATGGAGGAGTTAAGGGACTTTAGGAATCAGGCAAGGATGGACGTGAAGAACGAGaagaaaacaaatgaaagagAGGTAGGATATCAAAGTAGACGTTTCAGAGAGGAACCCCGTGGCCGAAAGTTTCAACAATACACACCATTGAGCACAACTCGGACCCGAATACTTTAA